CTCGCGGCGGCGTGGAGCCACCCCACCACCCGCTGCTTCGTGGTCTCCGGCGGCCAGGTCCTCATCGACGAGACGGCGGACGGCCGTACCGAACTCGTCATGACGCCCTCCTTCGAAGCCCCCCTCACCGAGGCACACCGCTACTTCCTCGGCATCGACGAGGACGGCGTCAGCTACTTCGCCCTCCAGAAGGACGCGCTCCCCGGGCGGATCGACCAGTCCGCGCGCGCCGCGGGCCTGCGCGAAGCGGGCCTGCTGCTGTCGCCGCGCGACGCGGGCCTGATGGTGCACGCGGTCGGCCTGGAGAACTGGCAGCGCACACACCGCTTCTGCTCCCGCTGCGGCGAACGCACCGTCATCGCCGCGGCCGGCCACATCCGCCGCTGCCCCGCCTGCGGCGCCGAGCACTACCCGCGCACCGACCCGGCCGTGATCATGGCCGTCACCGACGAGGACGACCGCATCCTGCTGGGCCGTCAGGTCCACTGGCCCGAGGGCCGCTTCTCGACGCTCGCCGGCTTCGTCGAGCCCGGCGAGTCCATCGAGCAGGCGGTGCGCCGTGAGGTCTTCGAGGAGGCCGGCATCAGCATCGGTCAGGTCGAGTACGTCGCCAGCCAGCCCTGGCCCTTCCCCTCCAGCCTGATGCTGGGCTTCATGGCCCGCGCCACCACGGGCGACATCACCGTCGACGGCGACGAGATCCACGAGGCCCGCTGGTTCTCCCGCGACGAGCTGCGCGCCGCCTTCGACTCCGGCGAGGTGCTCCCGCCGTACGGCATCTCCATCGCGGCCCGTCTGATCGAGCTCTGGTACGGCAAGCCGCTGCCGACGCGGAGCGTGTGACACGCGCCGGGCCACACATGGGAAGGCGGTCCCGAGGAACCCTCGAGGACCGCCTTCCTGGTTCGAAGCCGCGGAGCGGTTACGCGCCGATCTTCTGCTTCACCTGAGCCAGCGAAGGGTTCGTCAGCGTCGAACCGTCGGCGAAGAGCACGGTCGGGACCGTCTGGTTTCCGCCATTCGCCTTCTCCACGAACGCCGCGGACGCAGGGTCCTGCTCGATGTTGATCTCGGTGTACGTGATGCCCTCGCGCTCCAGCTGCTTCTTCAGCCGCTGGCAGTAGCCGCACCACGTGGTGCTGTACATCGTCACGGTGCCCTGCATGTCTCGCGCGCTCCTCTGGTGGCTCGGGGGATCGGGTCGTCCAGAGGGGGAACGTCCGCGATCGGGTCACCATTCCCGGCGGGGGTATGCCCGCCTGGTGACGCCTGCCGCATTAGTACGACTGCGAGTGCCTGCCTGTGGACAACCGGCTCACCCGTCTCCGGCGACCTGGCAGCATGGCCGTGTGACAGCAGCAACGCACTCCTCGCTCTTCCCACAGACACCGGGCTCGGCCGACGCGGTGCTCGAAGGGCTCGACCCCGAGCAGCGCGAGGTGGCCACCGCTCTGCACGGCCCGGTGTGCGTGCTGGCGGGCGCCGGCACGGGCAAGACACGGGCGATCACCCACCGCATCGCCTATGGGGTGCGGGCCGGGATCCTCCAGCCGTCCAGTGTGCTGGCCGTCACCTTCACCAACCGTGCCGCCGGTGAGATGCGGGGCCGGCTGCGCCAGCTCGGCGCCGTCGGCGTCCAGGCCCGCACCTTTCACTCCGCGGCCCTGCGCCAGCTCCAGTACTTCTGGCCGAAAGCGATCGGCGGGGCCATGCCCCGGCTTGTCGACCGCAAGGTCCAGCTCGTCGCCGACGCGGCCGCCGCCTGCCGTATCCGCCTCGACCGGGGCGAGCTGCGGGATGTCACCGGTGAGATCGAATGGTCCAAGGTCACCCAGACCGTCCCCGCCGACTACCCGCTCGCGGCCGCCAAGGCCGGACGAGAGACTCCCCGCGCCCCGGCCGAGATCGCCCAGCTCTACTCCGCCTACGAGGACCTCAAGCGCGACCGCGCGGTCATCGACTTCGAGGACGTGCTGCTGCTGACCGTCGCGATCCTCCAGGACCGGCACGACATCGCCGAGCAGGTCCGCTCCCAGTACCAGCACTTCGTGGTCGACGAGTACCAGGACGTCAGCCCCCTCCAGCAGCGCCTGCTGGAGCTGTGGCTCGGCGAGCGGGACAACCTGTGCGTGGTCGGCGACGCCAGCCAGACGATCTACTCGTTCACGGGAGCAACTCCCGACCACCTCCTCGACTTTCGCGCCCGCCACCCCGGCGCCACCGTCGTCAAGCTGGTCCGCGACTACCGCTCCACCCCCCAGGTCGTCCATCTCGCCAACGGCCTGCTCGCCCAGGCCCGGGGCCGCGCCGCCGACCACCGGCTGGAGCTGGTCTCCCAGCGCGCTGCGGGCCCCGAGCCCGTCTACACCGAGTACACCGACGAGCCCGCCGAGGCCGAGGGTGCCGCCCGCCGCATCCGCGAACTCATCGACGCAGGCGTGCGGGCCAGCGAGATCGCCATCCTGTTCCGCACCAACTCCCAGTCCGAGACCTACGAACAGGCCCTCGCCGACGTCGGCGTCCCCTACCAGTTGCGCGGCGCCGAGCGGTTCTTCGACCGTCCCGAGGTACGCAAGGCGGGCGTCGCCCTGCGCGGCGCGGCCCGCTTCGGCGGAAACGACTCCCTCCTGGACAACGCCGTCGACCTGCCCTCCCAGGTGCGTGCGGTGCTGTCCGGAGAGGGCTGGACCACCGAGCCCCCGGCCGGCTCCGGAGCCGTCAGAGAGCGCTGGGAATCGCTGGCGGCTCTGGTGAACCTCGCGCATGACTTCGCCGCCGCCCGACCCGGCGCCACCCTGAGCGACCTGGTGGCGGAGCTCGACGAACGGGCGGGCGCCCAGCACGCTCCGACCGTCGAGGGCGTCACCCTGGCCTCCTTGCACTCGGCCAAGGGCCTGGAGTGGGACGTCGTCTTCCTGGTCGGTGTCGCCGAGGGCATGATGCCGATCACCTACGCAAAGACCGACGAACAGATCGAGGAGGAGCGCCGCCTCCTCTATGTCGGCGTCACCCGGGCCCGCCAGCACCTGCACGTCTCCTGGGCGTTGTCCCGCTCGCCCGGTGGCCGTCCGGTCCGCCGCCCCAGCCGTTTCCTCGACGGCCTGCGCCCCGGCTCGACCGGCGCCGCGGGACGGAGCGCCGCGGGACGGAGCGCCGCGGTCGGCTCCGGCGGTGTCGAGCGCGGCTTCACGAGCCGACCGGGCGCTGCCGCCCCGCGACGCACGCAGCGCACCCCGGCCCGCTGCCGGGTGTGCGGGCGTACGCTCACCGACGCCGGTGAGATGAAGCTGATGCGCTGCGAGGACTGCCCGACCGACATGGACGAGGGTCTCTACGAGCGGTTGCGGGCGTGGCGCGCGGTCCAGGCGCGACGCAGCGGACAGCCCGCCTTCTGCGTCTTCACCGACAAGACGCTGATGGCGATCGCCGAGGCCGTGCCCGACGACGAGGGCGAGTTGGCGCGGATCCCAGGGGTCGGCGTGCGCAAGTTCAACCGCTACGGAGCCGACGTTCTG
The nucleotide sequence above comes from Streptomyces sp. NL15-2K. Encoded proteins:
- a CDS encoding ATP-dependent DNA helicase UvrD2 encodes the protein MTAATHSSLFPQTPGSADAVLEGLDPEQREVATALHGPVCVLAGAGTGKTRAITHRIAYGVRAGILQPSSVLAVTFTNRAAGEMRGRLRQLGAVGVQARTFHSAALRQLQYFWPKAIGGAMPRLVDRKVQLVADAAAACRIRLDRGELRDVTGEIEWSKVTQTVPADYPLAAAKAGRETPRAPAEIAQLYSAYEDLKRDRAVIDFEDVLLLTVAILQDRHDIAEQVRSQYQHFVVDEYQDVSPLQQRLLELWLGERDNLCVVGDASQTIYSFTGATPDHLLDFRARHPGATVVKLVRDYRSTPQVVHLANGLLAQARGRAADHRLELVSQRAAGPEPVYTEYTDEPAEAEGAARRIRELIDAGVRASEIAILFRTNSQSETYEQALADVGVPYQLRGAERFFDRPEVRKAGVALRGAARFGGNDSLLDNAVDLPSQVRAVLSGEGWTTEPPAGSGAVRERWESLAALVNLAHDFAAARPGATLSDLVAELDERAGAQHAPTVEGVTLASLHSAKGLEWDVVFLVGVAEGMMPITYAKTDEQIEEERRLLYVGVTRARQHLHVSWALSRSPGGRPVRRPSRFLDGLRPGSTGAAGRSAAGRSAAVGSGGVERGFTSRPGAAAPRRTQRTPARCRVCGRTLTDAGEMKLMRCEDCPTDMDEGLYERLRAWRAVQARRSGQPAFCVFTDKTLMAIAEAVPDDEGELARIPGVGVRKFNRYGADVLAICAGQELTGEEDKV
- a CDS encoding mycoredoxin, which translates into the protein MQGTVTMYSTTWCGYCQRLKKQLEREGITYTEINIEQDPASAAFVEKANGGNQTVPTVLFADGSTLTNPSLAQVKQKIGA
- the nudC gene encoding NAD(+) diphosphatase — its product is MTTWTDHTADRPISLTAPSGIDRAAHHRLDEAWLAAAWSHPTTRCFVVSGGQVLIDETADGRTELVMTPSFEAPLTEAHRYFLGIDEDGVSYFALQKDALPGRIDQSARAAGLREAGLLLSPRDAGLMVHAVGLENWQRTHRFCSRCGERTVIAAAGHIRRCPACGAEHYPRTDPAVIMAVTDEDDRILLGRQVHWPEGRFSTLAGFVEPGESIEQAVRREVFEEAGISIGQVEYVASQPWPFPSSLMLGFMARATTGDITVDGDEIHEARWFSRDELRAAFDSGEVLPPYGISIAARLIELWYGKPLPTRSV